The Acinonyx jubatus isolate Ajub_Pintada_27869175 chromosome E3, VMU_Ajub_asm_v1.0, whole genome shotgun sequence genome has a window encoding:
- the PTCD1 gene encoding pentatricopeptide repeat-containing protein 1, mitochondrial isoform X1: MDLVRFVRLFSGPRPVGLYALQHLDPLRAKWAGGREGPKWLRAVGLTQACSSSPSQLPLGQGNQKNRSSVSSDLSQPGPMATQEEEEESFGTLSNKYSSRRMFQKSTAQLYNLRLREQSVDEDEERDLEPKPWRGRKNTPYWYFFRCKHLIKEGKLAEALELFERQMLKEERLQPLECNYTVLIGGCGRAGYLKKAFRLYNDMKKRDLEPSDATYTALFNVCAESPWKDSALQSALKLRQQLQARNFQLNLKTYHALLKMAAMCADLRMCLDVFKEIVQKGHAVTERTFSLLLMGCIQDKKTGFRYALQVWRQMLSLGLQPSQHGYNLLLGAARDCGLGDPEVASALLLRPREETVLLQPLAGGFRARRRAQARGGDGMSVRLDVEALERQLFLEPSQVLEGPLEPQEARGPSKAQPEVETKTEPDHMMALTSLAPEPSPRGPETNLLTLGAVSPAVVSFGTVTTPADRLALMGGLEGFLGKMAEHGLRPNIKTLTLLAEVLEPGSPAESSLLTVLDMHQVEADVTFFNTLMRKKSKLGDLEGAKALLPLLAKRGILPNLQTFCNLAIGCHRPGDGLRLLADMKKSQMTPNTHIYSTLINAALKRLDYTYLIDILKDMRQNRVPVNEVVIRQLEFAAQYPPSFDRYKEKNTYLEKIDGFRAYYKQWLKVMPAEETPHPWQKFRTKPRGNQDAITEADMDRGLGGR, translated from the exons ATGGACCTTGTGAGATTCGTCCGGCTCTTCTCCGGCCCTCGCCCAGTGGGACTGTATGCCCTTCAGCACCTTGACCCTCTCAGAGCCAaatgggcaggaggcagggaggggcctaAATGGCTGAGGGCTGTGGGGCTGACACAAGCCTGCAGCAGCTCCCCCTCTCAACTGCCCCTTGGCCAGGGGAACCAGAAGAACAGGAGCAGCGTCAGCTCTGACCTGAGCCAGCCTGGCCCCATGGCCactcaggaggaagaggaagagagcttTGGGACCCTCTCCAACAAATATTCCTCAAGGAGAATGTTCCAAAAATCGACAGCCCAGTTGTATAACCTACGGCTCAGGGAACAGAGTGTTGATGAAGATGAGGAGAGGGACCTGGAGCCAAAGCCATGGCGGGGCCGGAAAAACACCCCTTACTGGTACTTCTTCCGGTGCAAACACCTGATCAAAGAAGGAAAG ctggCAGAGGCCCTGGAGCTGTTTGAGAGGCAGATGCTGAAGGAGGAGCGACTCCAGCCCCTCGAATGCAACTACACGGTGCTGATCGGGGGCTGCGGGCGAGCCGGATACCTGAAGAAGGCCTTCAGGCTCTACAATGAT ATGAAAAAGCGGGACCTGGAGCCTTCAGATGCCACATATACGGCCCTGTTCAACGTCTGCGCTGAGTCCCCCTGGAAGGACTCTGCTCTGCAGAGTGCTCTGAAGCTCCGGCAGCAGCTCCAGGCCAGAAACTTCCAGCTCAACTTGAAAACATACCATGCACTGCTGAAGATGGCCGCCATGTGCGCAGACCTCAGGATGTGCCTCGATGTGTTCAAG GAAATTGTCCAGAAAGGGCATGCAGTCACCGAGAGGACCTTCAGCTTGCTGCTCATGGGCTGCATCCAGGACAAGAAGACGGGTTTTCGATATGCCCTGCAG GTGTGGAGGCAGATGCTGAGTCTGGGGCTGCAGCCAAGCCAGCATGGTTACAACCTGCTCCTGGGGGCAGCTCGAGACTGCGGCCTGGGGGACCCGGAGGTGGCCTCGGCACTGctcctgaggcccagggaggagacAGTCTTGCTCCAGCCCCTGGCAGGTGGGTTTCGGGCAAGGAGGAGAGCCCAGGCCCGGGGGGGCGACGGTATGTCAGTCAGGCTGGACGTGGAGGCCCTGGAGAGGCAGCTGTTTCTGGAACCTTCTCAGGTGCTTGAGGGCCCTCTGGAGCCTCAGGAAGCCAGAGGCCCCAGCAAGGCCCAGCCCGAAGTGGAAACCAAGACAGAGCCTGACCACATGATGGCCCTCACTTCTTTGGCCCCAGAGCCTTCTCCCCGGGGGCCGGAGACCAACCTCCTGACCTTGGGAGCAGTCTCCCCAGCTGTGGTCTCCTTTGGGACTGTGACCACCCCGGCTGACCGGCTAGCCTTGATGGGGGgcctggagggcttcctgggCAAGATGGCAGAGCACGGGCTCCGACCCAACATCAAAACCCTCACACTGCTTGCTGAGGTGTTGGAGCCCGGGAGTCCCGCGGAGTCCTCACTGCTGACCGTCCTGGACATGCACCAGGTGGAGGCTGATGTGACGTTCTTCAACACGCTGATGAGGAAGAAGAGCAAGCTTGGAGATCTGGAGGGGGCGAAG GCTCTGCTACCACTCCTGGCAAAGAGGGGGATCCTTCCCAACCTGCAGACGTTCTGCAACCTGGCCATTGGGTGCCACAGGCCGGGGGACGGCCTGCGACTACTCGCAGACATGAAG AAATCCCAGATGACTCCCAACACCCACATCTACAGCACCCTCATCAACGCCGCCCTCAAGAGGCTGGACTACACCTATCTCATTGACATCCTGAAGGACATGAGGCAGAACAGAGTCCCGGTGAATGAGGTGGTCATCCGCCAACTGGAGTTTGCAGCCCAGTACCCACCCAGCTTTGATCGG tacaaagagaaaaacacctACTTGGAGAAGATTGATGGCTTCCGAGCTTATTACAAGCAGTGGCTGAAAGTGATGCCAGCAGAGGAAACCCCCCACCCGTGGCAGAAGTTCCGGACCAAGCCCAGGGGGAACCAAGACGCCATCACTGAGGCTGACATGGACAGAGGCCTTGGAGGCAGGTGA
- the PTCD1 gene encoding pentatricopeptide repeat-containing protein 1, mitochondrial isoform X2 has protein sequence MDLVRFVRLFSGPRPVGLYALQHLDPLRAKWAGGREGPKWLRAVGLTQACSSSPSQLPLGQGNQKNRSSVSSDLSQPGPMATQEEEEESFGTLSNKYSSRRMFQKSTAQLYNLRLREQSVDEDEERDLEPKPWRGRKNTPYWYFFRCKHLIKEGKMKKRDLEPSDATYTALFNVCAESPWKDSALQSALKLRQQLQARNFQLNLKTYHALLKMAAMCADLRMCLDVFKEIVQKGHAVTERTFSLLLMGCIQDKKTGFRYALQVWRQMLSLGLQPSQHGYNLLLGAARDCGLGDPEVASALLLRPREETVLLQPLAGGFRARRRAQARGGDGMSVRLDVEALERQLFLEPSQVLEGPLEPQEARGPSKAQPEVETKTEPDHMMALTSLAPEPSPRGPETNLLTLGAVSPAVVSFGTVTTPADRLALMGGLEGFLGKMAEHGLRPNIKTLTLLAEVLEPGSPAESSLLTVLDMHQVEADVTFFNTLMRKKSKLGDLEGAKALLPLLAKRGILPNLQTFCNLAIGCHRPGDGLRLLADMKKSQMTPNTHIYSTLINAALKRLDYTYLIDILKDMRQNRVPVNEVVIRQLEFAAQYPPSFDRYKEKNTYLEKIDGFRAYYKQWLKVMPAEETPHPWQKFRTKPRGNQDAITEADMDRGLGGR, from the exons ATGGACCTTGTGAGATTCGTCCGGCTCTTCTCCGGCCCTCGCCCAGTGGGACTGTATGCCCTTCAGCACCTTGACCCTCTCAGAGCCAaatgggcaggaggcagggaggggcctaAATGGCTGAGGGCTGTGGGGCTGACACAAGCCTGCAGCAGCTCCCCCTCTCAACTGCCCCTTGGCCAGGGGAACCAGAAGAACAGGAGCAGCGTCAGCTCTGACCTGAGCCAGCCTGGCCCCATGGCCactcaggaggaagaggaagagagcttTGGGACCCTCTCCAACAAATATTCCTCAAGGAGAATGTTCCAAAAATCGACAGCCCAGTTGTATAACCTACGGCTCAGGGAACAGAGTGTTGATGAAGATGAGGAGAGGGACCTGGAGCCAAAGCCATGGCGGGGCCGGAAAAACACCCCTTACTGGTACTTCTTCCGGTGCAAACACCTGATCAAAGAAGGAAAG ATGAAAAAGCGGGACCTGGAGCCTTCAGATGCCACATATACGGCCCTGTTCAACGTCTGCGCTGAGTCCCCCTGGAAGGACTCTGCTCTGCAGAGTGCTCTGAAGCTCCGGCAGCAGCTCCAGGCCAGAAACTTCCAGCTCAACTTGAAAACATACCATGCACTGCTGAAGATGGCCGCCATGTGCGCAGACCTCAGGATGTGCCTCGATGTGTTCAAG GAAATTGTCCAGAAAGGGCATGCAGTCACCGAGAGGACCTTCAGCTTGCTGCTCATGGGCTGCATCCAGGACAAGAAGACGGGTTTTCGATATGCCCTGCAG GTGTGGAGGCAGATGCTGAGTCTGGGGCTGCAGCCAAGCCAGCATGGTTACAACCTGCTCCTGGGGGCAGCTCGAGACTGCGGCCTGGGGGACCCGGAGGTGGCCTCGGCACTGctcctgaggcccagggaggagacAGTCTTGCTCCAGCCCCTGGCAGGTGGGTTTCGGGCAAGGAGGAGAGCCCAGGCCCGGGGGGGCGACGGTATGTCAGTCAGGCTGGACGTGGAGGCCCTGGAGAGGCAGCTGTTTCTGGAACCTTCTCAGGTGCTTGAGGGCCCTCTGGAGCCTCAGGAAGCCAGAGGCCCCAGCAAGGCCCAGCCCGAAGTGGAAACCAAGACAGAGCCTGACCACATGATGGCCCTCACTTCTTTGGCCCCAGAGCCTTCTCCCCGGGGGCCGGAGACCAACCTCCTGACCTTGGGAGCAGTCTCCCCAGCTGTGGTCTCCTTTGGGACTGTGACCACCCCGGCTGACCGGCTAGCCTTGATGGGGGgcctggagggcttcctgggCAAGATGGCAGAGCACGGGCTCCGACCCAACATCAAAACCCTCACACTGCTTGCTGAGGTGTTGGAGCCCGGGAGTCCCGCGGAGTCCTCACTGCTGACCGTCCTGGACATGCACCAGGTGGAGGCTGATGTGACGTTCTTCAACACGCTGATGAGGAAGAAGAGCAAGCTTGGAGATCTGGAGGGGGCGAAG GCTCTGCTACCACTCCTGGCAAAGAGGGGGATCCTTCCCAACCTGCAGACGTTCTGCAACCTGGCCATTGGGTGCCACAGGCCGGGGGACGGCCTGCGACTACTCGCAGACATGAAG AAATCCCAGATGACTCCCAACACCCACATCTACAGCACCCTCATCAACGCCGCCCTCAAGAGGCTGGACTACACCTATCTCATTGACATCCTGAAGGACATGAGGCAGAACAGAGTCCCGGTGAATGAGGTGGTCATCCGCCAACTGGAGTTTGCAGCCCAGTACCCACCCAGCTTTGATCGG tacaaagagaaaaacacctACTTGGAGAAGATTGATGGCTTCCGAGCTTATTACAAGCAGTGGCTGAAAGTGATGCCAGCAGAGGAAACCCCCCACCCGTGGCAGAAGTTCCGGACCAAGCCCAGGGGGAACCAAGACGCCATCACTGAGGCTGACATGGACAGAGGCCTTGGAGGCAGGTGA
- the BUD31 gene encoding protein BUD31 homolog, with the protein MPKVKRSRKAPPDGWELIEPTLDELDQKMREAETEPHEGKRKVESLWPIFRIHHQKTRYIFDLFYKRKAISRELYEYCIKEGYADKNLIAKWKKQGYENLCCLRCIQTRDTNFGTNCICRVPKSKLEVGRIIECTHCGCRGCSG; encoded by the exons ATGCCTAAAGTCAAAAGAAGCCGGAAAGCTCCCCCAGATGGTTGGGAGTTGATCGAGCCGACACTGGATGAATTAGATCAAAAGATGAgagaag CTGAAACAGAACCTcatgagggaaagaggaaagtggAATCTCTGTGGCCCATCTTCAGGATCCACCACCAGAAAACCCGCTATATTTTTGACCTCTTTTATAAGCGGAAAGCCATAAGCAGAG AACTATACGAATATTGTATTAAAGAAGGCTACGCAGACAAAAACCTGATCGCAAAATGGAAAAAGCAGGGGTATGAGAATTTATGCTGCCTGCGGTGCATTCAGACACGGGACACCAATTTTGGGACGAATTGCATTTGCCGGGTCCCCAAAAGCAAGCTGGAAGTG GGCCGGATCATCGAGTGCACGCACTGCGGCTGTCGGGGCTGCTCTGGCTGA
- the PDAP1 gene encoding 28 kDa heat- and acid-stable phosphoprotein, giving the protein MPKGGRKGGHKGRARQYTSPEEIDAQLQAEKQKAREEEEQGEEGGDGAAGDPKKEKKSLDSDESEDEEDDYQQKRKGVEGLIDIENPNRVAQTTKKVTQLDLDGPKELSRREREEIEKQKAKERYMKMHLAGKTEQAKADLARLAIIRKQREEAARKKEEERKAKDDATLSGKRVQSLSLNK; this is encoded by the exons ATGCCTAAAGGAG ggagaaagggaggccaCAAAGGCCGGGCACGGCAGTACACAAGCCCTGAGGAGATCGACGCGCAGCTCCAGGCTGAGAAGCAGAAGGCCAGG gaagaagaggaacaagGAGAAGAAGGTGGAGATGGGGCTGCGGGGGACcccaaaaaggagaagaaatccCTAGACTCAGATGAGAGTGAAGATGAAGAAGATGATTACCAG CAAAAGCGCAAAGGCGTGGAAGGGCTCATCGACATTGAGAACCCTAACAGGGTGGCACAGACAACCAAAAAGGTCACACAACTGGACCTGGATGGGCCCAAGGAGCTTTCAAGGAGAGAACG AGAAGAAATCGAGAAGCAGAAAGCAAAAGAGCGTTACATGAAAATGCATTTAGCTGGGAAGACAGAGCAAGCCAAAGCTGACCTTGCCCGGCTGGCAATCATTCGGAAACAGCGGGAAGAGGCtgccaggaagaaagaagaggagaggaaag CAAAAGACGACGCGACCTTGTCGGGAAAGCGAGTGCAGTCGCTGTCCCTGAATAAGTAG